A stretch of DNA from Cryptomeria japonica chromosome 4, Sugi_1.0, whole genome shotgun sequence:
TCTAATGTTCAAACCTTTTTTTTCTTCATGACATTAAACAAATACTGTTTTCAGAGTCCTTCATGAATCTAATTAACTTATACAACTTTTAACTATTATATAAATGTTTTAAAATTCCTTCATGGCTTTAAAAGAATAGTGTTAACTATTATATAACTTATGTCGTTAACAATGAATCTGAATCATGACATAATTATTACTGTTGTACTATTGTTGCTGCTTGATGTCACTGCTGTCATGATATACTTATCACTGCTATACTGCTGTCACTGTCTTTATATACCGTCACCCCACTGTCCCTGAAACCTGTTCTCTGTTGTCTTGCCACCCCTATCCATGAAACACCATGGAATATAGGTATATGATGAATGCGTCATCAATGTTagcatatgaatatttgaaatttccctatatgTTTAAAATTTTCCCTTTTTACAATAGCTGTCCCAGAAATTGGACTCTTAAAAAGACGTCCCCTGCCATCCCTGTCTGGGAAACTTGGTGTAACATTGCTGATCATTATGCTATCTCTTTGTTCTTCATGAATGTTTGACGGTTTTCTATGTTGTATTCTGTTGCATGTTCATTAGAAGTTAGAACATAGTAGTTTACTAATTAGGTTATTGCGTTGTCCCCCATACCCCCATGTTGGGTCCCATGGTGTGGATCAATCACTCACTTTGACATGTTTTTAGGTATTGAAGTTGTGGATGAAATCAATAAATAATTGATAATCATGAATATAGTTTCCAAGCAATCAATTCTTTTTGGCATGAGAAAATGCTTGATGCCAAGTAGTGGAAATCTTCCATGAGCAGGCTGAACTCTTGGTAACGTCAGAATGATAGTCATGTTAGTTTGAACGTTAGAGACATGAATCATCAACTTGCAAGCAACTTAGCCTTCTAGAATCATTAATCCATGGCATGCAGTTCCTGAGGATTGGCAATTCCACTCCCCACATAGCTACCATTGCAAGAGAAGAACTAACCTGGTCAAATTCTAATCTTATTTTAATCAGATGTCTTTGTTTTTCTGTACATATTGTAAAGCTtaatctcaatgatgatatctCCGACTCTTGAACATAAATTCTTTAGCAGATGTTATCCCTGAATATGAAGTTGAGTGCCATGGTGTATGGGCCGAAGGTATTGGTGACCATGGCCTGGTTTGCGAGAATTTTCTGTAGTGCATATTGAATTTGTGCTAGGATCACTTGgatgtgttgagacatggaccagctaggactcgaacctaggaccttccatacattgttggagtgctctaccactgagctactggccccccttggactagtccatcgtcggtctgggtgtggattatttccaacaccaacacccccccttaagccacacctcttgtgtgcttggggctcctagcctgaacctggctctgataccatggtatcagagctatagttaaatcgaacttgaggctattcaattttgtggaaaattcaaaacaagcatatattcaacatcacatttcttctaatggctagcgctattagatttgaagatagactcggaggaggtgatgacttctcagcatggaagttcagaattcagatgattctaaaagaaaataaagtcgaatcatttgtaaaaactgaaactgcaGTACCTGAGATTGAACttgacaaaacaacttggagagagggaaatgaaaaggccatcaaaatcatagttgatggggtgagaaataatattatgcccatcataaggaaacatgaaacggcctacaacatgttcaaagcacttgaagatgcatttgagatatccaatgctagtagaaccttggctttaaaaagagaattaaatcatatagctatgatcaaaggagaatcagtcaatgcctacttcatgcgaatatcagccctaagggatgaactagcaacccttagatatgagatccaaagcaaagaattaacactcattgctctagatgggttgcctagtatatgggaaacattcgtccaaggcatcagtgcaagggatgaatttccaaagtttgataggctaaaggcagattgtctccaagaagaatcaaggttaaataagaaagggatcaaacaaaagaatatagatgaagatctttaagtcctaaatacaaactcaaacaagaaaagcaagcagaaacaatttaggaagagaaaaggtcgtcatcgcaagaacaccttcaagaaggacctttcacagattcaatgttacagatgtgacaaatttgggcactatgttgccaaatgtccagaaagagccaaacaacaagccacatttgccaaagcaggaaaatctaaaagggaagatgactccgagaagtatgtaatctattcagcacttacaaaccaagcatcaaacaaggttaactcctgggtgattgacagtggctcatccagacacattacagggtttagagaagtgctagactccatgatagaggagaatgatgaggaagtgactatcggagatgactccacacatccagttagaggagttggaacctgcaccatcaaactaaagtcaggtgtatcattacaacttaaaggagtactatatgtcccaggcatcaagagaaacctagtctccatatcagcactagaggatagtggatacagagtgaccttcatggacaatagagtgttggcttggccaaagaattcatccatcaagaaagctaaaaccattggtcaaagacaaggctacttgtatgagctgtgcacagagcccaacctagccctaatccatgaaaccacatatgctaatgaagtttggcatagaagactaggtcacctgaattttagagctttatcatcaatgagaaaccttgtcacaggcctacccaagttaaagcaatatcattcaggggcatgcaaaggatgtgccctaggtaaaaaaatgctaagggtgcttttcaaaatagtactaggaaaacaagcaaaattttagagttagttcattctgatgtatgtcaGCCTATGTCCataccttctttagggggatttttgtattatgtaatatttgttgatgactactctaggaaaacttggatctactttatgaagtgtaaagaattagaagagatcctcaataggtttaaagagtttaaatcactaacagagaactactcaggaaataaaattaaaactctaagaactgataatgggggggaatacacatcagaattatttaaagatttttgtaaaaattcagggattaagagggagttaacaataccttataaacctcaacaaaatggggtagctgagaggaaaaataggacaattgtagaagctgccaaagtcatgattcttgatcagaatctaaatatcaatctttgggcagaagcaactagcactgttgtatatatacaaaacaaatgtcctcactcccatcttgaagataaaacccctgaggaagtctttactaaaacaaaaccaaatatcagccaccttaggatatttgggtgccctgtctatattcatgtacctaaggagaaaagattaaaattagagccttttggaaaaaaggggaatacttgtaggatatagtgaaacctccaagacctacagaatctatatacctggtcagaggaatattgaagtgagtagggatgtaatctttgaagaagacttagcctttaaaagagcccaaagctcaatagaacctgaagtctatatccctacccctagcatagatgaagaccctgctcctgagcttcagagggagagagtcttgaggaaaatgaaagtgaaactcaaaacccacctagagaaaatttcaagaaaagaccactatgggccaccaaaactgtagaagaagcttagaaatatgctgccccttcaggaactttcagagaaagcaaaaggcctaacaaacttACCAACTACGTCACCCTCCTAAATGATCTCTCAAAAGCAGAACCtactaatgtatcagatgcacttaaacatcaagtatggaaggatgccatgtctgaagaataccaatccattatgaaaaattaTGTTTGGGAAATTGTCCCTAGGCCAGCTGGGAAATCTGTTGTCacctccaaatggctcttcaaaatcaaacacgctgtagatggcagcattgagaaacacaaggctagatttgtaggcagagggttctctcaaaaggaaggaattgattatgaggaaacatttgcacctatagccagATGCACCTTAGTAAGAGCAGTCTTAGCCATTGCAGCATCAAcgggatggaaagttcatcagatggatgttaagatatcattccttaatggtgagatcttagaagaagtatacctagagcaacctgaagggtttgagattcatgatgtagagtctcatgtgtgtagactcaagaaagctctctacgggcttaaacaggctcccagggcctggtataaaagaattgatacttatctctcaaaactaggcttctccaagaatgatgcagatcctaatctctactataagcaaaacaaagatgatatgctaatattgattttatatgttgatgatttgttaatctccggaaaagatcacctcatagatcagtgtaagaaataccttgctaaagaatttgatatgaaggacttgggactccttcattacttcctaggtttggaagtatggcagaatgcTGATTGGATTATACTAAACTAGGGTAAATATACCTTGAACATTttaaagagatttggaatgctaaactgcagacccatgacctctcctatggaaacaaaccttcTTAAACTTAAGGAAGCACCAGCAAAATCACAACCCTCAGATCCTATCTgtataggcaaatgattgggtccctgatgtatcttgtaaatacgagaccagatatatgttatgcagttaatgccttaagtcagtttatgtgtaaGGAGATCCATCtgattgcagtaaaacacattatgagatacttacaaggtactctaaaccttggtttcaaatatgagaaagttgatctagacctacacggatttacagaCTTAGATTGGGCTGGAAATGTGACTGATAGGAAAAGCACTTTAGGGTGTTCGCatcagtttaggttcagccatgatatcctggattagCAGAAAGCAGTCTtttgtagctcagagttccaccgaAGCCGAATACATTGTAGCTTCCATGGCTGCCCGAGAGACAGTATGGTTTAGGAAGTTGCTTATGGGATTGTTTGGAGAGCCTGTGAAACCTACTatcatacattgtgacaatcagagctgcataaaacttttagtaaatccagtgttccacgacagatccaagcatattgagattccataccactatgtgcgagatatggtagacaaaaatgtgatccaattagaatatgtttgtataggagatcagactgcatatattttgaccaaacctctttccaaagtgaaggttgatcacttcagaaaaggtttaggtatgatagaaaggtaatttgctttgtaatctgtatttacatatcaataagatgtttaatgtgtaaacatttttgtcatgttaggacattttagattttatcccctgggttcatatctaagaggtgacgatctctcaagataatgaacatttgtatgtagacattataaggtgacgatcttatgatgttgaaatcagttatcatgttggatctctggaatgtcatggatgtgccatgactgtgttgtggtaaaacatttgtataaaatgttagtgcacataccacaacttggataagatgagaatcaacttggataagatgagaatttaatcatcctcatatgtttatccttaagtattgcatgttgaggcaatactgatatcacgtgcttaggtgatatcctatcatcacaagttgatgtgatgaatgtttgtatcacgtgtttaggtgatatttcatgtcatgtgattaggtgatatgattctCTGAAGAGTCAGATTATGTAAGGAATACTGATCATCATtggaattgtgatgcttgatatgttgtctttcatttatcttacctagctaagagggagtgttaatgcatgatagcctcggtaagataaatgattggatgagagataaatgaagtctctcatgcaatcatctatcttatcgatagactatgataaagACTTCAAgttattgttccttcatttgatgattattCTTCGATTTATATATATTCAACCTTACTTGCAAATTCCGATCAATGCTTAACTATCGATAATTATCGGAtgtaaatctcatagcacagaataccgattggtatcggtttacaTTGAATCGTATGCACACCAAAAAATATCGGTTAAACATATTAACTGTgtgaacaccgattgttatcgggtttaGTTTATAACTAaatacataccgattagtatcggttgTCTTGCTTATGGTATACATGCCGATTAGTATCAGGTGATTTGTTAAGTTTTATACACCGATTGGTAAATACAATGATAAATGAAAAGGTgcaatcaagtaatatcttgattggtcatgtctaatagacatgaccggtcaaggtattgcttgatcctccttgcatacatatatatatcaatcggcatttgtgagaaggacattgaaatcgataaatgCTCTTTTCATCTGCAACGTACAAGacaataatcagatttattatattaaaGATATAACACATACTTGtaagaaaagataaccttgaatataacttgcatcttgaattgaaaattgaataacatttacaggATGAAGGTGTAATCTAGGATTTGTGGACAGTCCAGTTTATAGAGGCAGGCACAAGTAGAGATCGCCAGTGCCACCTAGGGGCAGCTGGTGGAAATGAACATAGGAAATGTAGTTTGTCTATGTAATGGAGGAAGTGTGCAATGAGTGAAATCATTAAATTATATTGAATTGACAAAGTGAGAACAAACAAATGCCTTAGAAGTTTTCATTGATCATagaatttccatttttttaaaagaaacataAGAACTTTTTGAAATTACCAGAAGCAAACCATTACTGATAGGTGTAATTCATTTATTTTCTACATATGCTACATATCAAGAAAATTGGATGGTTGAGAAGATAAAGCTGTAACCAAAACCTGAAATTGTGACTGGCTGAGCATTGAAATTCTGATGCTGACTGGTGATTGTTTGGTGAGAATTGATGTAGTATAATTGATATTGGCATTGTTGTGGAGTTTAATTTTGGTGCAGGACCAACATTGGCCTGGGTTGGGCTGAAGCCCAAGGTTCGAGTTTTCTACCAGAGTTGAACTTTGTACAGGTGATCCTTCAATGAATTTTGACAAAAATGTGGATGAAGTGAACATTGGGGAAACTGATTGCATGGAATTTGTCACTGTGCATTAAGACAGAAATTGTTGTTAATGTCAAGATGTACTTGGCATGGTTGGCCAGATATGTGATGTCAAAAGTGAGAAAAATTGGTGCATCTGTTGACATAGCAAAATTTGAATTGATGTTGCAATCAGTTCCCTTTAATAATCAATTGCTTACTTTCTAAGTGATAACAAAGTACAATATAAGGCCTTTGACAGGAGCCTTAACCTCGGCTATGTTATTTGTATAATGGTGAAGTAATAAATTTTCTTCTTGGTTTCCAGATAACTCcacctcttccttttcttctctagATTGCCATTTTGCACCACGTTGAACTTGAACTTAACAAAGCCATCATAGTAGCGTCCATTAGAGACCTTATAAATTTTCTTCTCCTTTTTGCCTTATCAGGTTTCCTTGTCAGAGTTTGACAAAAATACTCATTTTACTTTGGATTCTTTTCTTCTAGTGATGGTACTTTGAATTATTTATGAGGCATCTTTAAGAATTGTAAAGATTCCAGAATTCAAATGATCTTTTCTTATCAACAAAATACTAGGGAAACCTTTCACAAAGCACAAaggtataaatttttatttttatctgGGGAAAAGATCACTATCTAATTTACAGGTTAGAGCACATTTGTTGTGTCTTATTGAGATTTTGTGTAATGTCCTGCAGTGATGTTGCATATAATTTCCATGCTTCCAAATTGTTTGCTTCACTGCTTTGAAAACTTAAAAAGCATTGGAGATAAACTTTGAACACTTAAAAAACACAGGAGACAAAACTATGAAAACTATAAATAATGAAACAATGAGATAACCCTGCAATAACTACCAATTGTTTTCGACAGGATAAAAAATGTCAGTCCAAATTAATATGCCTGTTAAACAAGAAGGTAATAAGTTCTTAAATGTTAGAGACAATATCTATTTAGGTGCAGAATATTGCTTCCAATTGATCCCGGGTCATTGATTCCTTAGCGCTTTCCCCAGTATAATGATAATAGGCACTTGCTACTACTATATGAAAATGGATTTACAGATAATGATAGCATATATAACAATTGTATTTGTGACAGCAACAATTCAGACTATAATTGCAAATAAACATTGATCATGGTGTCAGTATACTATATTTAAATCAGAAAACATTTTCTGAAATATTTTGTGCTATTGGTGATCTGGATAAGTCAGAGTTCGTAGGAAAGATGTAAATTTTTAAGGTCTCATGGAAACTGTTAATTGTCACATAGCCAAAATGTCTtacagggttgatgaaacaaatGTTTGTATAAGGAAGAACCTACTACAAAACGAAATAGAACACACCAAAATATTCTATTAGATTTGATAATTGATTACATGTAGAGTTTAGAGTGAAGATAAAACAATGCATGATAAATAATCTTAAATTAATAAACTAGTCTAAATTAAGTCACTAAAGTGACTTTATTACAAAAGTAAGTCGTAATAATATCTAATAGGCCCTTATATGCCTTTATATAAACCTCATATGATTGAAATATATTTCATCTGAGGTCTAATAATTCTCTTTTTTAGATATGTTTTTGATCAACTAGGTTATTTTCTGTATTATACAAGAGTGCCATATTGATTTTCTAACACTTATAAATATCATTCTTGCAGTTCATGTGTTTGTGCCATTAGAGCCGGATGATAGACATTTCATTTGGTTTGACTAATGGAGGTTGGATTAAATGTTCCATATGAGTTAGAAGATGGGGAATTACATCAAGATGACTGCTTGGATCATCCAAATCATGTAAAAGAAGTTGCTAATAATCTTGgcaaaaatggaaataaaatttCTGATCCTGCATTACGAGTTGGTGGACAACAGGAAACTTTAGAAAAGTTGTCTGACAATCAAAATTGTACGCAAAGTGATGTATCTACTATCAGGGAAGCTGGAAAAGAATATGTTGCTGTCAATTATCAAGAGGGCAGTATGCCATCCCTACAAAATTCTGAAAGATCATATGATTATCAGAATCATATCCAAAGAGACATGCACAAGAAAACATACGGAAATGATAGAAAGGAGACAGGACATATGATGATCAGTGAGCCAATAACACACCCAAAAAGCTGGAAAAGAAGATATAAAGATATTAATCATATACAAAAAGATGGTTGTGATGCCAGAAAAGCTGGAAACGCCATTACAGATATCATTGTTCCAAGTAGAGATTCTCACGAGCAAggtacaaaaaagaaaaaaattgacgaTTCAAATCATATGGGAAAAGATACATATGAACCCATTGAAGTTGGAGTTGACACTAGAGATATGAGCATATCTATAAGAGACACATGTAAAAGTAAAGATAGAAAAGAGACAAGAGATATGATAATTAGAGGGCATAGAAAAGAGACAAGAGATATGATAATTAGAGGGCCAATATCAGACCAAGAAAGTTGGAAGGGTAGAAGTCATGCTGATGTTAATCATTTACAAACTGATGGATTTGATGCCACGAAAAGTGGAGAAGCTATTGGAGGTATCTTTCTTCCAGAGAAGAAGCCATCCAAGGGCACTAGTGAAAAAAAAAGTTTTCAAGATTCAAAGcatatggaaaaagatgcagatCAACCCATCAAAGCTGGGGTTGAATTTAGAGATATGAGAAGAACCATTAGGGATTGGATTGATTCAAAGGCAGAAGACCGTTCTATCATATGGCCTCCAGTTGtaataattgaaaatataataaCTGGATTTAACAAAACTACAAATAAATGGGATGGTCTTAAGAATAATGAGATCAAGAGTTGTTTGAAGAGTATAAAGGATCTTGAATACAAGAAAGTGATGGCTATCTACAACCACCACAATGGTCATCGCGGTAGTGCTGTGGTGATTTTTGATGCAAATGAAACAGGATTCATGAATGCAGACAATCTCAGCCAATGTCTGCAGAGGGCTGCTAGAGGAAGAGAGCACTGGTATACTGTAAAACCATGGGGCTTGCCAGTCAATGAAATTGATATGGAACGCTGGAATTCAAAGGGTCTTGTAGGTGATGATGGAACACGATTAATCTATGGATACCTTGCAGACCCATCAGATTTAAGCCGGCTTAGATCATATGTGAATAGGGTGTCAGTAGAAAGCTTTGTTAAAAAGGTGTTGGAACCAATGAAACAAAGATGCCAGGTATTTAAAGTACCATCTTAAGAATTTCTCCTCAGAGCAATATCCATGCAAATTTGGGTTTCTTTATTTCCTCTTTGCTTTATAAATTTCTTCCTTTCTGAAAAAATGCATAGTGCTGATCAGTTAAATTAGTttgagtttattttatttttttatacacTTTACTTCAATAAATTCTAGACATGTTCCACCTATTGTCTCacaaaaaaaaatacttttattgGAGCCAGCATTGATCATTCATAGGAGTAAAATGAAgcaaagattttttttgtttttggaagtATTGCTCTAACAAGTACTACAGTTATATACTTGTACTAGTGTACTAGTATATGCTGATTCTAGAAATAAGTTATGTTGAAATTTTTTTAAGCAAGATTGCACATGCACTTGTTTATAGCTTCAAATATTAAATGAATCTCAAAAAATGAATGTAATAGGGAAAGGATATGACATTTTAAATTTCACTGTGTATTGGTTATCTTAAGAAGGAATTGAAAAGTGCCTTACTTAAAAGGTGTTTTTCTCTTATCTGGAAGTGACTTTTCAGTTGTAGAATATTACTATATATATACTCAGTAGGATGTATAGAGAGTATTATACATACAGTTACTTATGCAGAAACACCTAGATACAAGCCTAAtattaaatgaaaaattgaaaCATTAAGCCATAATTTACTTAGTTGAGGGTGAAGTTGCAATTGGTGATTGGGTTGATTTATGCCCTTAATAGTATTTTGCCAATATTAGTCATCAGCGGTGCTGCTTATCTAGGATAAATATACTGATTTTTTTGTGTTATTAGAAAGGCACACTTTGTTAAACACATACATTTATTTTAAATGCGCATTTTTGGAGAGGTTATATCAAAATTTGTATTTTCATCTCATATTGATTATTTAACCCTATGATGTTCTTAAGCTAACGTGTCTGATCTTGGAGGATGTCTAACCTTGTGAGTTAACTTTTTTTTTTAGGTAGATGAAAGGGGCCGTAGCTTTATATGTTAAAATTACCATCTCAGTTGGAAAATCTGTATGGCTGATTCACTCTGCACTTGTGAATGATAAGATTAAAGATAAGAACCTCTTACATAAATAATTCTAAGTACATCATGATGCTGGGGCCCATTATAAGCACAATATGAACATAAAGTTTGAGTACTTAGAGTCACCGTGGACTCGGCATCCCAAAATAGGACTCGGACTCGAGACTCGACAAAAAACAAGGCTAGGTCTCGGCAAAGAAGAAAACCATAGTTTTACAAAAtaacaaaaagaaattaatgcatttagataACATAAGAGCCATAAatcaaacattacacatgtcatatgatcttcaaacactcaatatttgaaatttcatcattcatgaatCATAATCAATGATcatactgttgtgacgttttcacacatcgccccattgcaaatggggacccatgttttttgctttttagggtctgttttctaggtcttttagggttttgtcagttggcctttgcatttttgagtgctgtcggggagatcatggatagcaggtcctgctcgagtgaagtcctgatcctgaaaattttggctgagtctgaaagtcctgatcctgaaaaattggctaagtctggaatgtcctgatcctgaaatttgactaagtctggaaactgaaaaatctccaaaaactagattttacaatataactcctggaggtctgaaaccactctcaaacatcctaaaagtatatatggaatataacttaaagtataagacttatacttaaatgttatattccataaaaattatcctgtcggagagttcgaaaagtcaaatttcgctcctgtccttcactgaggatccagagcgattttccaaaaagtgctcccatctctctccaagggaccaaagtgattttccaaaaagtgtaaatttcttgcaaagacaaggcaagtttgtgattgaaatgaatggaagaggacatgattagcccattgaagataatttgggaagctagcaaaggacggataagcttgaagttgaaaaagtgctcctgtccctcactgaaggaccagggcgaaaaacatgttatctagctcttctcgccaagtttggacaaatcaaggtcaaggcgcaagtttgaaatgatgtttaaaatgcttagaggtggaattgagatgcaagagttgcaaattttgacgacgattggcaaaagtgctcccgtccctcaccaagggaccagggcacaatttccaaatatgaccatttaccttgcattttgaaatgatatttttattaccaaggctcaagatggagtgaaatgtgatattctacgcctggaggataatttgaagttgatatgatcaagaattcatgcaatggactcaaaagtgctcctatccctcattgaaggaccagggcgctttttatgaaacaacaaattccctccgagattatgctaaggcaaagttgtgtgaGATGGGAAAGATCTTCTAAAGCAGGGTGAAtaaaggtttgacttcaaaaattgaga
This window harbors:
- the LOC131076267 gene encoding uncharacterized protein LOC131076267, translated to MEVGLNVPYELEDGELHQDDCLDHPNHVKEVANNLGKNGNKISDPALRVGGQQETLEKLSDNQNCTQSDVSTIREAGKEYVAVNYQEGSMPSLQNSERSYDYQNHIQRDMHKKTYGNDRKETGHMMISEPITHPKSWKRRYKDINHIQKDGCDARKAGNAITDIIVPSRDSHEQGTKKKKIDDSNHMGKDTYEPIEVGVDTRDMSISIRDTCKSKDRKETRDMIIRGHRKETRDMIIRGPISDQESWKGRSHADVNHLQTDGFDATKSGEAIGGIFLPEKKPSKGTSEKKSFQDSKHMEKDADQPIKAGVEFRDMRRTIRDWIDSKAEDRSIIWPPVVIIENIITGFNKTTNKWDGLKNNEIKSCLKSIKDLEYKKVMAIYNHHNGHRGSAVVIFDANETGFMNADNLSQCLQRAARGREHWYTVKPWGLPVNEIDMERWNSKGLVGDDGTRLIYGYLADPSDLSRLRSYVNRVSVESFVKKVLEPMKQRCQENEKACKDIQELEEEREQKRQALQSQKLEVNRVEEELKKKDDEVQLYRKQQDEAERYHKLKMEENRRMFDKVMKEKYLRYQQRETEIRAMLYANKIHFEKETEEYMKTENELEEGIEKEKNEQEQKRQRIVLRQQGLEKDLQAKMEKKYAELQKKLHEMKLELQAKHHKQVLELKEKVQKEKQQFLQRKLEEKNKLEKELEIARQETNKLSSISAVNPEVAECVICHTEFGPKVSRAFYEDCGHKDVCMNCAKKQKIKKKCPICKRQQTKNYFLVPYKIFC